TCGCCACCCGATGATGCAACCGTTCATGGTGCTGTGGTGGGAGATCGTGGCGGGGTCGGCGCGCGGCATTCCCGGCTATCGCGAGGCGGCGGACGCGATGATGACGAAACAGCTCGCCTGGCTCGAAACGCAGATGCCGGCGGGCGATCCCGATCCGGCGGGCGGGGCGCGCTATCTGATGACGCTTCTGGAGGGTACGCTGATGCTCGGCGCGGTTGGGCATGACCGCACAGCACGCGACGGGCTGCTTGCGAGTGGTCTCGCAGCCCCCTAAGCACGCGCGCAATGAAGAAGACCACCGGAATGGACCGCGCCACGACGCGCAACTGGCGACCGGCTACGCGGGCGATACGCGGCGGGACCTGGCGCAGCGAGCATGGAGAGACCAGCGAGGCGCTGTTCCTCACTTCGGGCTATACCTACGACGACGCACAGACCGTTGCCGACCGGTTTGCGGGCGAGGCCGAGGGCATGACCTATTCGCGCCTCCAGAACCCGACCGTGGCGATGCTGGAGGAACGGATTGCGCTGCTCGAAGGCGCCGAGGCCTGCCGCGCGCAGGCGAGTGGGATGGCGGCGATGACGGCGGCTTTGCTGTGCCAGCTTTCGACCGGAGATCACGTGGTGGCCGCGCGCGCCGCGTTCGGATCGTGCCGCTGGCTGGTCGACAACCTCCTGCCCCGCTTCGGGATCGAAACCTCGGTGATCGACAGCGCCGACAATACGCAATGGGAAGCCGCGATCCGCCCGAACACCAAGGTGTTCTTCTTCGAGAGCCCGGCCAATCCGACGCTCGACATCGTGGACCTCCAGTTTGTCTGCGATCTTGCCAAGGCACACGGAATCACCACGGTGGTCGATAACGCGTTTGCCAGTCCGGCGTTGCAACGCCCGCTCGAATTCGGCGCCGACGTGGTCGCCTACAGCGCGACCAAGCTGATGGACGGGCAGGGCCGGGTGCTCGCCGGAGCGGTGTGCGGATCGGAGGAGTTCATCACCGAAACGCTGCTGCCGTTTCAGCGCAACACCGGGCCGAACCTCGCGCCGTTCAACGCATGGGTGGTGCTCAAGGGGCTGGAGACGCTGAGCCTGCGCGCGCACAAGCAGAGCGAACAGGCGGTGGCGCTGGGCCGGTTTCTCGAGCCGCGCGTCGAGCAGGCGGGCGGGCGGATGCTCCACCCCGGTCTGCCGAGCCATCCGCGCCACAATCTCGCGCTCGTCCAGATGGATGCGACGGGGCCGATCTTCGCCTTCGATGTGGGCACCCGCGAGCGCGCCTTCGCGATTCTCGACGCGCTCGAACTGATCGATATCTCCAACAATATCGGCGACGCGCGCAGCCTGTTGTGCCACCCGGCCTCGACCACGCACGCCAGTATGGGCGAGGAGGCGCGTGCAGAGATGGGCGTGACCGAAGGGCTGCTGCGGATCAATGTCGGGCTGGAGGATATCGCCGACCTGACCGAGGATCTGGACCGCGCGCTGGCGGCGTCGGGTATCTAGGGCTGCTGTTCTAGCAATTGCGAGGCGGC
The Erythrobacter sp. JK5 DNA segment above includes these coding regions:
- a CDS encoding TetR/AcrR family transcriptional regulator, with amino-acid sequence MSKASLSREMLLPKLAAHVLNHGLGGASLRPLARAADTSDRMLIYHFGNKEQLVADLLDHIAGIYATALDAAMGTERPRTRKECFERLLDQGRHPMMQPFMVLWWEIVAGSARGIPGYREAADAMMTKQLAWLETQMPAGDPDPAGGARYLMTLLEGTLMLGAVGHDRTARDGLLASGLAAP
- a CDS encoding PLP-dependent aspartate aminotransferase family protein — encoded protein: MKKTTGMDRATTRNWRPATRAIRGGTWRSEHGETSEALFLTSGYTYDDAQTVADRFAGEAEGMTYSRLQNPTVAMLEERIALLEGAEACRAQASGMAAMTAALLCQLSTGDHVVAARAAFGSCRWLVDNLLPRFGIETSVIDSADNTQWEAAIRPNTKVFFFESPANPTLDIVDLQFVCDLAKAHGITTVVDNAFASPALQRPLEFGADVVAYSATKLMDGQGRVLAGAVCGSEEFITETLLPFQRNTGPNLAPFNAWVVLKGLETLSLRAHKQSEQAVALGRFLEPRVEQAGGRMLHPGLPSHPRHNLALVQMDATGPIFAFDVGTRERAFAILDALELIDISNNIGDARSLLCHPASTTHASMGEEARAEMGVTEGLLRINVGLEDIADLTEDLDRALAASGI